Proteins found in one Hypericibacter terrae genomic segment:
- a CDS encoding serine hydrolase domain-containing protein, protein MEFARIMNMTPEEQPVVNRNRDRYFPTRIIKRGTGIQSLPRHSRALDLTVPFQRRTVGLEEFMEATRTAGLLILKDGRIAHESYRLGTDESSRWYSYSVGKSVVSTLIGAAIHQGHIGSVEDPVTDYLPILRGSAYDGTTIRHLLQMCSGVFWEEAYRDGQSVFARMYDAIQHQRAGGILEVMRSLPRVAEPGIKFQYKTGETHLLGEIVHAATGRRLSDYLSERIWTRFGMESDGFWCLESANGQESGGGACNFTLRDYGRFGLFILSDGIAGGERILPEGWVAEASHPRIDSPQNDYGKIEQGWPLGYGYQWWSFPKGRKSMANHGGAFTGIGIFGQFLYINPRERVVIVHWGCWPDPWIAGHERSLFALFSNAIDALR, encoded by the coding sequence ATGGAATTCGCGCGCATCATGAACATGACCCCGGAGGAGCAGCCGGTGGTCAATCGCAACCGGGACCGATATTTCCCCACGCGAATCATTAAACGCGGGACAGGAATCCAGTCTCTCCCGCGTCATTCCCGCGCGCTCGATCTGACGGTTCCGTTCCAGCGCCGGACGGTCGGGCTCGAGGAATTCATGGAGGCGACCCGGACGGCCGGGCTGCTGATCCTGAAAGACGGCAGGATCGCGCATGAGAGCTACCGGCTCGGCACCGACGAGAGCTCGCGCTGGTACTCCTACTCGGTCGGCAAGTCGGTGGTCTCGACCCTGATCGGGGCCGCGATCCATCAGGGACATATCGGATCGGTCGAGGACCCGGTCACCGACTATCTGCCGATCCTCCGGGGCTCGGCCTACGACGGGACCACGATCCGCCATCTCCTGCAGATGTGCTCGGGCGTGTTCTGGGAGGAAGCCTATCGCGACGGACAGTCCGTGTTCGCGCGCATGTATGACGCGATCCAGCATCAGCGCGCGGGCGGCATCCTCGAGGTCATGCGCAGCCTGCCGCGCGTCGCCGAGCCGGGAATCAAGTTCCAATACAAGACCGGAGAGACCCATCTCCTGGGAGAGATCGTCCATGCCGCGACCGGCCGGCGGCTTTCGGACTATCTCTCCGAACGGATCTGGACGCGCTTCGGCATGGAATCAGATGGCTTCTGGTGCCTGGAATCGGCGAACGGTCAGGAGAGCGGCGGCGGCGCCTGCAATTTCACGCTGCGGGACTATGGCCGCTTCGGGCTCTTCATCCTCTCGGACGGTATCGCCGGCGGCGAGCGCATCCTGCCGGAAGGCTGGGTCGCGGAAGCCTCGCATCCGCGCATCGATTCACCCCAGAACGATTATGGCAAGATCGAGCAGGGCTGGCCGCTCGGCTATGGCTATCAATGGTGGTCGTTCCCGAAGGGCCGCAAATCCATGGCCAACCATGGCGGCGCCTTCACCGGCATCGGCATCTTCGGCCAGTTCCTCTACATCAATCCGAGGGAGCGGGTCGTGATCGTGCATTGGGGCTGCTGGCCCGATCCCTGGATCGCGGGCCATGAACGCTCGCTTTTCGCGCTCTTCAGCAACGCGATCGACGCGCTGCGGTGA
- a CDS encoding carbohydrate ABC transporter permease, with product MSDSKPVNQRAWFMVLPVVALVAFSAIIPLMTVVNYSVQDTFGNNEFFWAGLEWFQELLASDRFFEALWRQFLFSGIILVIEIPLGIVIALAMPRKGWGVSFCLVAMALPLLIPWNVVGTIWQIFARIDIGLLGRAVDMLGIPYNYTQEPIAAWITVIVMDVWHWTSLVVLLCYAGLRSIPDAFYQAARIDGASRWAIFRYIQLPKMNRVLLIAVLLRFMDSFMIYTEPFVVTGGGPGNSTTFLSIDLVKMAIGQFDLGPAAAMSIIYFLIILLLSWVFYTVMTNAGQKDA from the coding sequence ATGAGCGACAGCAAACCCGTCAACCAGCGCGCCTGGTTCATGGTCCTGCCGGTGGTGGCGCTGGTGGCGTTCAGCGCCATCATCCCGCTCATGACCGTGGTGAACTATTCGGTCCAGGACACCTTCGGCAACAACGAGTTCTTCTGGGCCGGCCTCGAATGGTTCCAGGAACTGCTGGCCTCCGACCGCTTCTTCGAGGCGCTGTGGCGCCAGTTCCTGTTCTCCGGGATCATCCTCGTCATCGAGATTCCGCTGGGCATCGTCATCGCGCTCGCCATGCCGCGCAAGGGCTGGGGCGTCTCCTTCTGCCTCGTGGCGATGGCCTTGCCGCTGCTGATTCCCTGGAACGTGGTCGGAACCATCTGGCAGATCTTCGCGCGCATCGATATCGGCCTGCTCGGCCGCGCGGTCGACATGCTGGGTATCCCCTACAACTACACCCAGGAGCCGATCGCGGCCTGGATCACCGTGATCGTCATGGATGTGTGGCACTGGACCAGCCTGGTCGTGCTGCTCTGCTATGCGGGCCTGCGCTCGATCCCCGATGCCTTCTATCAGGCGGCCCGGATCGACGGCGCCTCGCGCTGGGCGATCTTCCGCTATATCCAGCTGCCCAAGATGAACCGCGTGCTGTTGATCGCCGTGCTGCTGCGCTTCATGGACAGCTTCATGATCTACACCGAACCGTTCGTCGTGACCGGCGGCGGTCCGGGCAACTCGACGACCTTCCTGTCGATCGACTTGGTGAAGATGGCGATCGGCCAGTTCGACCTGGGCCCCGCGGCCGCGATGTCGATCATCTACTTCCTGATCATCCTGCTGCTGTCCTGGGTGTTCTACACCGTGATGACCAACGCCGGGCAGAAGGACGCATGA
- a CDS encoding FAD-binding oxidoreductase, with product MNHTAKPTAAAHSSSLSDADIGALRGRIRGSLLTANDPGYDEARKIWNASVDRRPTVILRALGAADVIQAIRFAKEHHLPLAVRGGGHNIAGNAVCDQGLMLDLSLMKSVRVNPSTQRAIVEPGATLGDVDRETQAFSLVVPTGINSTTGIAGLTLGGGFGWTTRKFGMTIDNLVSADLVTAEGTLVHASSSENPDLFWAVRGGGGNFGVVTAFEFALHKLDPQVMSGLLVHPLDQANALLKNYRRLVAEAPDELTCWAVMRKAPPLPFIPKEWHGREILIFALCYAGDMAAGEKAVAPFRALGKPIADVVGPHPFVGWQAAFDPLLTPGARNYWKSHDFVGLSDAAIETVVTAAGRLPGDECEIFIAHVGGAMARVKPDATAYPQRQSHFIMNVHTRWRDESQDDRCVDWARKLSAATAPHAAGSVYVNFMPEDETDRVELAYGVNYHRLAGIKRRYDPDNLFRLNQNIRPA from the coding sequence ATGAACCACACCGCAAAACCAACGGCCGCTGCCCATTCGTCGTCCCTGAGCGACGCCGATATCGGTGCGCTTCGCGGCCGCATCAGAGGCAGCCTGCTGACGGCGAACGACCCGGGCTATGACGAAGCCCGCAAGATCTGGAACGCATCGGTGGACCGGCGGCCCACCGTCATCCTGCGTGCGCTCGGGGCCGCTGACGTCATCCAGGCGATTCGTTTCGCGAAAGAGCATCATCTGCCGCTGGCCGTGCGCGGCGGCGGCCATAACATCGCCGGCAATGCCGTCTGCGATCAGGGGCTGATGCTGGATCTCTCGCTCATGAAATCGGTGCGGGTGAATCCGTCGACGCAGCGCGCCATCGTCGAGCCCGGCGCCACGCTGGGCGACGTCGATCGCGAGACGCAGGCCTTCAGCCTCGTGGTCCCGACCGGCATCAATTCCACCACCGGCATCGCCGGGCTCACGCTGGGCGGCGGCTTCGGCTGGACCACGCGCAAGTTCGGCATGACGATCGACAATCTGGTCTCGGCCGACCTGGTCACGGCCGAGGGCACCCTGGTCCACGCCAGCAGCAGCGAGAACCCCGACCTCTTCTGGGCCGTTCGTGGCGGTGGCGGTAATTTCGGCGTGGTGACCGCCTTCGAGTTCGCGTTGCATAAGCTGGATCCGCAGGTGATGTCAGGATTGCTGGTCCATCCGCTGGACCAGGCGAACGCGCTGCTGAAGAACTATCGTCGTCTGGTCGCGGAGGCGCCGGACGAGCTGACCTGCTGGGCCGTCATGCGCAAGGCACCGCCTTTGCCCTTCATCCCGAAGGAATGGCACGGCCGCGAAATCCTGATATTCGCGCTCTGCTATGCGGGCGACATGGCGGCGGGCGAGAAGGCCGTCGCTCCCTTCCGTGCGTTGGGCAAACCGATCGCCGATGTCGTGGGGCCGCATCCCTTCGTTGGCTGGCAGGCGGCTTTCGATCCGCTGCTGACGCCGGGGGCGCGCAATTACTGGAAGAGTCATGACTTCGTGGGCTTGAGCGATGCCGCGATCGAGACCGTGGTGACGGCCGCCGGCCGGCTGCCGGGCGACGAATGCGAGATCTTCATCGCCCATGTCGGCGGCGCCATGGCCCGGGTGAAGCCCGACGCGACCGCCTATCCGCAGCGCCAGTCGCATTTCATCATGAACGTCCATACGCGCTGGCGCGACGAGAGCCAGGACGACCGTTGCGTCGACTGGGCGCGCAAACTGTCGGCCGCCACGGCACCGCATGCGGCGGGCAGCGTCTATGTCAACTTCATGCCCGAGGACGAGACCGATCGCGTCGAGCTCGCCTATGGCGTGAATTATCACCGCCTGGCGGGGATCAAGCGCCGCTATGACCCCGACAATCTGTTCCGGCTGAACCAGAACATCCGGCCGGCCTGA
- a CDS encoding DeoR/GlpR family DNA-binding transcription regulator, translating into MLSERQMEILNLARAQRRVSVDELAEKFSVTSQTIRRELNDLCQRQMLQRVHGGAVMLSGIENVAYDSRRVLAPEAKRRIGVKTASLIPSNCALFINIGTTTEQVAHALTSHVGLVVITNNINVANILRPSHGIEVIVAGGVVRRADGGIVGEATVDFINQFKVDYAVIGASAIDQDGTILDYDYREVWVSQAIMRNARQVILVADAMKFRRTAPMRIGHFSQINVFVTDEELAEPLAKIAAESGVQVEIASE; encoded by the coding sequence ATGCTTTCCGAGCGACAGATGGAGATCCTGAACCTGGCCCGGGCCCAGCGGCGGGTGAGCGTCGACGAGCTGGCCGAGAAGTTCAGCGTCACCAGCCAGACGATCCGGCGCGAGCTCAACGATCTCTGCCAGCGCCAGATGCTCCAGCGCGTCCATGGCGGGGCGGTGATGCTCTCCGGCATCGAGAACGTCGCCTACGATTCGCGCCGCGTGCTCGCGCCGGAGGCCAAGCGCCGGATCGGCGTCAAGACCGCCTCGCTGATCCCCAGCAACTGCGCGCTCTTCATCAATATCGGCACCACCACCGAACAGGTGGCCCACGCCCTGACTAGCCATGTCGGGCTCGTGGTCATTACCAATAATATAAATGTCGCCAATATCTTACGGCCCTCCCACGGGATCGAGGTGATCGTCGCGGGCGGGGTCGTGCGGCGCGCCGACGGCGGCATCGTCGGCGAGGCCACGGTCGATTTCATCAACCAGTTCAAGGTCGACTATGCCGTGATCGGCGCCTCGGCGATCGATCAGGACGGCACCATCCTCGACTACGACTATCGCGAGGTCTGGGTTTCGCAGGCGATCATGCGCAATGCGCGCCAGGTGATCCTGGTGGCGGACGCGATGAAGTTCCGCCGCACCGCGCCGATGCGAATCGGCCATTTCTCGCAGATCAACGTGTTCGTGACCGACGAGGAACTGGCCGAGCCGCTGGCCAAAATCGCCGCCGAAAGCGGCGTCCAGGTCGAAATCGCCTCCGAATAG
- the glpD gene encoding glycerol-3-phosphate dehydrogenase, which produces MAAVYDLAVIGGGINGCGIARDATGRGLKVFLCEQGDLAGATSSASTKLIHGGLRYLEYYEFRLVREALIEREVLLRAAPHIIRPLRFVLPRRVGMRPGWLIRLGLFLYDHLGGRDILPGTRSLDLRRDEAGKPLKPELTSAFEYSDCWVEDARLVALNALDAAEHGAVIRTGTRFLGAKRKPGGWQVELQEVASGNRTEIEAKAIVNAAGPWVGEVLVKRLGLGTAAKVRLVKGSHIVVRKLFDHDRAYIFQNEDGRIVFAIPYEHDFTLIGTTDVDEHGDPGPVVISAAETEYLCASANRYFLKTIAPSDVVYSYAGVRPLYDDGASEAKAATRDYVLELEAPDGQAPLLNVFGGKITTYRRLSESALAKLAPHLPAMTAPWTAKAPLPGGDFPVGHVERVAEGLRQAAPFLSPEHARRLARAYGTRAMRIVEGARAPEDLGQYFGADLYEREVVYLIENEWARAAQDVLWRRSKLGLHIGADGAKALEAWFATRRDRDRAPAA; this is translated from the coding sequence ATGGCCGCCGTTTACGACCTCGCCGTGATCGGCGGGGGTATCAATGGATGCGGGATCGCGCGCGATGCCACCGGCCGCGGGCTGAAGGTCTTCCTCTGCGAGCAGGGTGACCTTGCCGGCGCCACCTCCTCGGCCTCGACCAAGCTGATCCATGGCGGCCTGCGCTATCTCGAATATTACGAGTTCAGGCTGGTTCGCGAGGCGCTGATCGAGCGCGAGGTGCTGCTGCGCGCGGCCCCCCATATCATCCGGCCCCTGCGCTTCGTGCTGCCGCGCCGCGTCGGCATGCGGCCGGGCTGGCTCATCCGCCTCGGCCTCTTCCTCTACGACCATCTGGGCGGTCGCGACATTCTCCCCGGCACCCGGTCGCTGGATCTGCGCCGCGACGAGGCGGGAAAGCCGCTCAAGCCGGAACTGACCTCGGCCTTCGAATATTCGGATTGCTGGGTCGAGGATGCGCGCCTGGTCGCGCTCAACGCGCTCGACGCCGCCGAGCATGGGGCGGTGATCCGGACGGGCACCCGGTTCCTCGGCGCCAAGCGCAAGCCCGGCGGCTGGCAGGTCGAGCTTCAGGAGGTGGCGAGCGGCAACCGCACCGAGATCGAGGCCAAGGCGATCGTCAATGCCGCCGGTCCCTGGGTCGGCGAGGTGCTGGTGAAGCGGCTGGGGCTCGGCACCGCCGCCAAGGTGCGGCTGGTCAAGGGCAGCCACATCGTCGTGCGCAAGCTGTTCGACCATGATCGCGCCTACATTTTCCAGAACGAGGATGGGCGCATCGTCTTCGCCATCCCCTATGAGCATGATTTCACGCTGATCGGCACGACCGATGTCGACGAGCATGGCGATCCGGGTCCTGTCGTGATCTCGGCGGCCGAGACCGAGTATCTCTGCGCCTCGGCCAACCGCTACTTCCTCAAGACCATCGCGCCTTCCGACGTGGTCTATTCCTATGCCGGCGTGCGGCCGCTTTATGACGACGGCGCCAGCGAGGCCAAGGCCGCGACCCGCGACTATGTGCTGGAGCTCGAGGCCCCCGACGGCCAGGCCCCGCTGCTCAATGTCTTCGGCGGCAAGATCACGACCTACCGGCGCCTGAGCGAATCGGCGCTGGCGAAGCTGGCGCCGCATCTGCCGGCCATGACTGCGCCCTGGACCGCCAAGGCGCCGCTGCCGGGCGGCGATTTCCCCGTGGGCCATGTCGAACGGGTCGCCGAGGGCCTGCGGCAGGCGGCGCCGTTCCTCAGCCCGGAGCATGCGCGCCGGCTGGCGCGTGCCTATGGCACGCGCGCCATGCGGATCGTCGAGGGCGCGCGGGCGCCCGAGGATCTGGGTCAGTATTTTGGCGCCGACCTCTATGAGCGCGAGGTGGTCTATCTGATCGAGAACGAATGGGCGCGCGCGGCCCAGGATGTGCTGTGGCGGCGCTCCAAGCTCGGCCTTCATATCGGAGCCGACGGCGCCAAGGCGCTCGAGGCGTGGTTCGCAACCCGGCGCGATCGCGATCGCGCGCCGGCGGCCTGA
- a CDS encoding ABC transporter ATP-binding protein — protein MARIELQNLAHSYRAHPRGPQDYALKTLNHTWEDGGAYALLGPSGCGKTTLLSIISGLVTPTEGRILFNGQDVTELETERRNIAQVFQFPVIYDTMTVQENLEFPLHNRGVPQAQIAARVREVAEMLELGPILGRKARGLTADSKQKISLGRGLVRADVNAILFDEPLTVIDPQLKWLLRSQLKLMHKRLNFTMVYVTHDQTEAMTFADKVVVMFEGSVVQIGTPEELFERPAHTFVGYFIGSPGMNVIPCEVNGDRALVAGHEIRLAARYAPPAQGGKVELGVRPEYIALSNNGHGLPVQVRRIDNIGRYKIARVDLAGHALNVMAMEDSRLDGSQARITFSPRHTHIYLDGHLLAGAAA, from the coding sequence ATGGCGCGCATCGAGCTTCAGAATCTGGCTCATTCCTATCGGGCCCATCCGCGCGGGCCGCAGGACTATGCCCTCAAGACGCTCAACCACACCTGGGAAGACGGTGGCGCCTATGCGCTGCTCGGGCCCTCGGGCTGCGGCAAGACCACACTCCTCAGCATCATCTCGGGCCTCGTCACGCCGACCGAGGGGCGCATCCTCTTCAACGGCCAGGACGTGACCGAGCTCGAGACCGAGCGGCGCAATATCGCCCAGGTGTTCCAGTTCCCGGTCATCTACGACACCATGACCGTGCAGGAGAATCTCGAGTTCCCGCTGCATAACCGCGGCGTGCCGCAGGCGCAGATCGCGGCCCGGGTGCGCGAGGTGGCGGAGATGCTGGAACTCGGGCCCATCCTCGGCCGCAAGGCGCGCGGCCTCACCGCCGACAGCAAGCAGAAGATCTCGCTCGGCCGCGGCCTGGTCCGCGCCGACGTCAACGCCATCCTGTTCGACGAGCCGCTGACGGTGATCGACCCGCAGCTCAAATGGCTGCTGCGCTCGCAGCTCAAGCTCATGCATAAGCGGCTCAACTTCACGATGGTCTATGTGACCCACGACCAGACCGAGGCGATGACCTTCGCCGACAAGGTCGTGGTCATGTTCGAGGGCAGCGTGGTGCAGATCGGCACGCCCGAGGAGCTGTTCGAGCGGCCGGCCCATACCTTCGTCGGCTACTTCATCGGCTCGCCCGGCATGAACGTGATCCCCTGCGAGGTCAACGGCGACAGGGCGCTGGTCGCGGGCCACGAAATCCGCCTGGCCGCGCGCTATGCGCCGCCGGCCCAGGGCGGCAAGGTCGAGCTCGGGGTGCGGCCGGAATATATCGCCCTCTCCAACAACGGGCATGGGCTGCCGGTCCAGGTCCGGCGCATCGACAATATCGGCCGCTACAAGATCGCGCGGGTCGATCTCGCCGGCCACGCGCTCAATGTCATGGCGATGGAGGATTCGCGCCTCGACGGTTCGCAGGCACGGATCACCTTCTCGCCGCGTCACACCCACATCTATCTCGACGGCCATCTGTTGGCCGGGGCGGCCGCATGA
- a CDS encoding winged helix-turn-helix transcriptional regulator, with protein sequence MPSNNRVEPEGTASYGQFCPVAMAAEIVCTRWTVLLLREFMAGSTRFNELRRGVPRMSPALLSKRLKELQQAGIIEHRRGGLGEEPAYHLTPAGQDLRDVVWAMGHWGQRWVDAQLSLKNLDPSLLMWDMRRNLDPTPLPPRRATIQIQYPELPAARRYWWLLVDKGEVDLCSADPGYDVDLYVVSDLKTMTSIWMGLVSVQNEVDAGRLLLTGDSMLQRSMQRWLGLSPFAKERKLAAA encoded by the coding sequence ATGCCGTCGAACAACCGAGTGGAACCCGAAGGCACCGCCAGTTACGGGCAGTTCTGCCCGGTGGCCATGGCCGCCGAGATCGTCTGCACCCGTTGGACAGTGTTGCTGTTGCGCGAGTTCATGGCGGGCAGCACGCGGTTCAACGAGCTGCGTCGCGGCGTGCCGCGCATGTCGCCGGCGCTGCTCTCCAAACGGCTGAAGGAGCTGCAGCAGGCCGGCATCATCGAGCATCGGCGCGGCGGCTTGGGGGAGGAACCGGCTTATCACCTGACACCGGCCGGCCAGGATCTGCGCGACGTCGTCTGGGCGATGGGGCATTGGGGGCAGCGCTGGGTCGATGCGCAGCTGTCGCTCAAGAATCTCGATCCTTCCCTCCTGATGTGGGACATGCGGCGTAATCTCGATCCCACGCCGCTGCCGCCGCGCCGGGCCACCATCCAGATCCAGTATCCCGAGCTGCCCGCGGCGCGCCGCTATTGGTGGCTTCTTGTGGACAAGGGCGAGGTCGATCTCTGCTCCGCCGATCCCGGCTACGATGTCGATCTCTATGTCGTCTCCGATCTCAAGACGATGACGTCCATCTGGATGGGGCTCGTGTCCGTTCAGAACGAGGTCGATGCGGGCCGGCTGCTGCTGACCGGAGACTCGATGCTGCAGCGCTCGATGCAGCGCTGGCTGGGCCTGAGTCCCTTCGCCAAGGAGAGAAAGCTCGCCGCGGCCTGA
- a CDS encoding ABC transporter ATP-binding protein codes for MTLELQKVTKRVGNETHLADISLVFEPGTLNVLLGPTLSGKTSLMRMMASLDKPTSGRVLWRGQDVTGVDVRKRNVAMVYQQFINYPTLSVYENIASPLRVAGKPRAEIERKVKEVAGLMRLEGMLDRTPLELSGGQQQRTAIARALAKGAELVLFDEPLANLDYKLREELRNELPRVFAGSQAIFVYATAEPSEALLLGGSTVTLHQGRVTQFGPTIELYRRPNTLRTAQVFSDPPMNEARVNKRGSALQWPGDIQLPASGPFGALADGDYIVGVRPNHVLLDRPASGAMAVRARVAVSEITGSESFVHVDWPGGRWVALVHGVRRFEVESDIDIYLDPNRFFVFRPDGALVSAPAAAS; via the coding sequence ATGACACTCGAGCTGCAGAAGGTCACCAAGCGGGTCGGCAACGAGACCCATCTGGCCGACATCTCGCTCGTCTTCGAACCCGGCACGCTCAATGTGCTGCTGGGGCCCACCCTCTCGGGCAAAACCAGCCTGATGCGGATGATGGCGAGCCTCGACAAGCCGACCTCGGGCCGCGTGCTCTGGCGCGGCCAGGACGTCACCGGCGTCGATGTGCGCAAGCGCAATGTCGCGATGGTCTATCAGCAGTTCATCAACTACCCGACCTTGAGCGTCTACGAGAACATCGCCAGCCCGTTGCGCGTCGCCGGCAAGCCGCGGGCCGAGATCGAGCGCAAGGTCAAGGAAGTGGCGGGGCTGATGCGCCTCGAAGGCATGCTCGACCGCACGCCGCTCGAGCTCTCGGGCGGCCAGCAGCAGCGCACCGCGATCGCCCGCGCGCTGGCCAAAGGTGCGGAGCTCGTGCTGTTCGACGAGCCGCTCGCCAATCTCGACTACAAGCTGCGCGAGGAGCTGCGCAACGAGCTGCCGCGCGTCTTCGCGGGCTCGCAGGCGATCTTCGTCTATGCCACGGCCGAGCCCTCGGAGGCGCTGCTCCTGGGCGGCAGCACCGTGACCCTACATCAGGGCCGGGTGACGCAGTTCGGCCCGACCATCGAGCTCTATCGCCGGCCCAACACGCTGCGCACTGCCCAGGTCTTCTCCGACCCGCCGATGAACGAGGCCCGCGTCAACAAGCGCGGCAGCGCGCTGCAATGGCCGGGCGACATTCAGCTGCCGGCGAGCGGCCCCTTCGGGGCGCTGGCGGACGGCGACTATATCGTCGGCGTGCGCCCCAACCATGTGCTGCTCGACCGGCCGGCCTCGGGGGCCATGGCGGTGCGCGCCCGCGTCGCCGTTTCCGAGATCACCGGCTCGGAAAGCTTCGTCCATGTCGACTGGCCGGGCGGCCGCTGGGTGGCGCTGGTCCATGGCGTGCGGCGGTTCGAGGTCGAAAGCGACATCGATATCTATCTCGACCCCAACCGGTTCTTCGTGTTTCGCCCGGACGGCGCGCTGGTCTCGGCGCCCGCGGCGGCTTCGTAG
- a CDS encoding ABC transporter ATP-binding protein/permease, with the protein MARPYWFSEDRWPARGLLTVIVGMNLGLVYLNVVFNSWNNLFYNALQDKNFDAFLHQLFRFCWLAVIFIVIAVYRTYLRQMLQIRWRRWMTERFLKDWLTNQAYYRLQFHGSGTDNPDQRIAEDLNSFVDQTLLISLDLLSNVVNLVSFLGILWALSGSFAIALGGHNIEIPGYMVWVALVYSAVGTWLVHKIGRPLVRVNFNMQRFEADFRYSLVRLRENAEGVALYGGEADEARGFGSRFGAIIGNWRQVMRYTKRLTWFTAGFGQIATVFPIIVAAPRYFAGTIQLGGLMQTASAFGQVQGSMSWFVDAYSTLAEWKATVDRLIGFTNAMTQAHAASSGIDRQRTPMPAIAIEKTEIRLPDDRPLISAASLFIEPGQSVLITGPSGSGKSTLFRVLGGLWPFGSGAVSMPAGAKLLFLPQRPYLPLGPLRDVVTYPGLAGPTDEEAIEKALTDCELGHLVARLDESANWAQRLSPGEQQRLAFARALLQKPDWLFLDEACAALDEASETALYRLLRQRLPNTTLVSIAHRGVLAGFHDRRFEIRQGNDGIGRIAELPASAEGPAKISA; encoded by the coding sequence TTGGCACGGCCCTATTGGTTCTCCGAAGATCGCTGGCCTGCCCGAGGTCTGCTCACCGTGATCGTCGGCATGAATCTGGGGCTCGTCTATCTGAACGTCGTGTTCAACTCCTGGAACAACCTGTTCTACAACGCGCTGCAGGACAAGAATTTCGACGCGTTCCTGCATCAGCTGTTCCGGTTCTGCTGGCTCGCCGTCATCTTCATCGTGATCGCGGTCTACCGAACCTATCTGCGCCAGATGCTGCAGATCCGCTGGCGGCGCTGGATGACCGAGCGCTTCCTCAAGGACTGGCTGACCAACCAGGCCTATTACCGGCTGCAGTTCCATGGCTCCGGCACGGACAACCCGGACCAGCGCATCGCCGAGGATCTCAATTCCTTCGTCGACCAGACTCTCCTGATCTCGCTCGATCTGCTGAGCAATGTCGTGAACCTGGTGTCCTTCCTTGGGATCCTCTGGGCGCTGTCCGGCAGCTTCGCGATCGCGCTGGGCGGGCACAATATCGAGATCCCCGGCTACATGGTCTGGGTCGCCCTGGTCTATTCCGCCGTGGGCACTTGGCTGGTGCATAAGATCGGGCGTCCGCTGGTGCGCGTGAATTTCAACATGCAGCGGTTCGAGGCCGACTTCCGATACTCCCTGGTGCGATTGCGCGAGAACGCGGAAGGCGTCGCTCTCTATGGAGGTGAGGCCGACGAGGCGAGGGGCTTCGGCTCCCGGTTCGGCGCCATCATCGGCAATTGGCGCCAGGTCATGCGCTATACCAAGCGCCTCACCTGGTTCACGGCGGGCTTCGGCCAGATTGCCACCGTCTTTCCGATCATCGTCGCGGCCCCGCGCTATTTCGCGGGGACTATCCAGCTGGGCGGCCTCATGCAGACCGCCTCGGCCTTCGGCCAGGTGCAGGGGTCGATGAGCTGGTTTGTCGATGCCTACTCGACCTTGGCCGAATGGAAGGCCACCGTGGATCGGCTGATCGGCTTCACGAACGCGATGACGCAGGCCCATGCCGCGAGCTCGGGGATCGACCGGCAGCGGACGCCGATGCCGGCGATCGCGATCGAGAAGACGGAGATCCGCCTCCCCGACGATCGTCCTCTGATCTCGGCCGCGAGCCTCTTCATCGAACCCGGACAATCGGTGCTGATCACCGGGCCCTCCGGTTCGGGCAAGAGCACCTTGTTCCGCGTCCTGGGCGGCCTCTGGCCGTTCGGGAGCGGTGCCGTTTCGATGCCGGCAGGGGCCAAGCTCCTGTTTCTTCCGCAGCGGCCCTATCTGCCGCTGGGCCCGCTGCGGGACGTCGTCACCTATCCCGGGCTTGCCGGACCGACCGACGAAGAGGCGATCGAGAAGGCGCTGACCGACTGCGAGCTCGGCCACCTCGTCGCCCGGCTCGACGAAAGCGCCAACTGGGCGCAGCGGCTCTCGCCCGGCGAGCAGCAGCGTCTCGCCTTCGCGCGGGCCTTGCTGCAGAAGCCCGACTGGCTGTTCCTCGACGAGGCTTGCGCGGCGCTCGACGAAGCCAGCGAGACGGCGCTCTATCGCCTGCTCCGGCAGCGATTGCCGAACACGACGCTGGTGAGCATCGCCCATCGGGGCGTGTTGGCCGGATTCCATGACCGGCGCTTCGAAATCAGGCAAGGTAACGATGGAATCGGTCGGATCGCCGAGCTTCCGGCATCCGCCGAAGGGCCTGCCAAAATCTCCGCCTGA